One genomic window of Cryptococcus neoformans var. neoformans JEC21 chromosome 13 sequence includes the following:
- a CDS encoding Rab GTPase activator, putative, with product MDEQDREGYRRVGELAEGDREEDGFVFVSVPPPKGEKYAFSVPVTGIYSILVYPPSLSHWYGSATINLTGGVSLPTLYFHDDESPLLASPNPSLENATPTPRARWGFPPFLSLLTHRAVLVRSKLVHSRQGAELWLVNPSRADREVHEAGVDNDEPEPDVVPSLKNKKPSPPTNYPPKPDYPAAYPQFDRLDTTNPKQALLTSLSNLTNLSRRKASQILSHPLAQPVVPHLPPAVRSLVNVPGEWERNGQSNSKSLLQKGNDVASEFESARLYLAKWARVVAEEGERARRSELAAQARIRGSRSGLTPIPRDDDDVEDLGSSLGVFSLLPSKAYSKRPVPSPTRTPQDPITFPEWEKWAKEGKDELFVRQQIFRRGFSDMEGDKLARREGWEVLLGVVPWSVGGFGPGEQAVEKRKREREEMRQGRRRVYEGLKSKWRAEFGDGSGNETWKEEWHRIDVDCRRTDRNQPIYAVPTTPTVPRALGEEENGRKSEKGEWEDDEEEGGMASLNPHIAALRTILMTYHTFSPELGYVQGMSDLLSPIYVVFDANEGDAFWGLVGVMKMMESNFLRDQSGMKKQLSTLQQLISILDPVLYTHLERTDSLNLFFTFRWILIAFKREFPFDAVIHLWEVLWTGYYSEKFVLFVAMAVLESHREVIIRYLGEFDEVLKYANDLSGTIDLDTTLAQAEVLFLSYRALVEDLDKENNEMVGSDDGLRRRTTTTTTIDLAADGQGKGKDKVPAKSEDGLDEGLGEGDGGERKEKMETRAISEELRELLVSWKPEH from the exons ATGGACGAGCAGGACAGGGAGGGGTACAGGCGCGTCGGCGAGCTTGCAGAGGGCGAcagggaggaggacg GGTTTGTGTTCGTGTCTGTCCCCCCGCCAAAGGGCGAAAAGTATGCATTCTCCGTCCCAGTGACCGGTATCTACAGCATCCTCGTCTATCCG CCCAGTTTGTCCCACTGGTACGGCTCAGCCACTATCAA TCTTACCGGCGGCGTCTCCCTCCCCACGCTCTACTTCCACGACGACGAGTCTCCGCTGCTCGCCTCGCCCAACCCCAGCCTCGAAAACGCCACACCCACCCCCCGCGCCCGGTGGGGATTCCCGCCTTTCCTATCCCTGCTCACCCACCGTGCCGTCCTTGTCCGCTCCAAACTCGTACACTCGCGCCAGGGCGCAGAACTGTGGCTCGTCAACCCGTCCAGAGCCGATCGAGAAGTCCATGAAGCAGGCGTCGACAACGACGAGCCCGAACCCGACGTCGTCCCCTCGCTCAAAAACAAGAAaccttctccacccacCAACTACCCGCCTAAACCTGATTACCCAGCCGCCTACCCGCAGTTTGACAGGCTGGACACGACGAACCCCAAACAGGCACTCCTCACTTCCCTATCCAACCTGACCAACCTTTCGCGCCGCAAAGCATCCCAGATCCTCTCCCACCCGCTCGCCCAGCCCGTCGTACCCCACCTCCCGCCGGCCGTACGTTCCCTCGTCAACGTCCCCGGCGAATGGGAACGTAACGGTCAATCGAACAGCAAATCCCTTTTGCAAAAGGGAAACGATGTGGCGAGCGAATTCGAAAGCGCGAGATTGTACTTGGCGAAATGGGCAAGGGTCGTGGCCGAAGAAGGCGAACGTGCCCGTCGATCTGAGCTTGCCGCCCAAGCCCGTATCCGCGGATCGCGCTCCGGACTTACCCCTATTCCAAgggacgacgacgacgtGGAAGACCTCGGCTCATCGCTCGGcgtcttctccctcctcccttccaaAGCATACTCCAAACGGCCCGTTCCCTCGCCTACACGAACCCCACAAGACCCCATCACATTCCCCGAATGGGAAAAATGGGCaaaagaaggcaaagacGAGCTGTTTGTGCGACAACAGATATTTAGGAGGGGGTTCTCCGATATGGAGGGTGATAAGCtggcgaggagggaggggTGGGAGGTTTTGTTGGGCGTTGTGCCCTGGTCGGTCGGTGGGTTTGGACCGGGTGAACAAGctgtggagaagagaaaaagggagagggaggaaatgaggcagggaaggaggagggtgtaTGAAGGGCTGAAGAGTAAGTGGAGGGCAGAGTTTGGGGACGGGAGTGGGAATGAAACttggaaggaggaatggCATCGGATCGAC GTCGATTGTAGGAGGACAGATCGGAATCAACCGATCTACGCAGTCCCTACTACGCCGACTGTACCTCGAGCGttgggggaagaggaaaacgGGAGAAAGAGTGAGAAGGGTGAatgggaggatgatgaagaggaaggaggtaTGGCGAGTCTGAACC CACATATCGCCGCACTCCGTACCATCCTCATGACATACCACACCTTTTCCCCCGAGCTGGGCTACGTCCAAG GCATGTCAGATTTGTTGAGCCCGATATACGTCGTGTTCGATGCCAATGAGGGTGATGCCTTTTGGGGTTTGGTAGGtgtgatgaagatgatg GAGAGCAACTTTCTGCGCGACCAAagtgggatgaagaaacagctctccaccctccaacaactcatctccatcctcgaccCTGTGCTATACACCCACCTCGAACGCACCGACTCgctcaacctcttcttcacctttcGCTGGATCCTCATCGCTTTCAAACGTGAATTCCCATTCGACGCCGTTATCCATCTCTGGGAAGTCCTCTGGACGGGGTATTATTCCGAGAAATTCGTCTTGTTTGTGGCGATGGCGGTGCTGGAGAGCCATAGGGAGGTGATCATAAGGTATCTCGGAGAGTTTGACGAGGTGTTAAAGTATGCGAATGATCTTAGCGGTACC ATCGACCTTGATACAACACTGGCCCAAGCCGaggtcctcttcctcagtTACCGAGCGCTTGTGGAGGATCTTGATAAAGAGAATAATGAGATGGTTGGGTCGGATGATGGGTTACGACGCCgcacgacgacgacgacgacgattGATCTGGCTGCCGATGGTCAGGGTAAAGGCAAAGACAAGGTTCCTGCAAAAAGTGAAGATGGGCTCGACGAGGGACTCGGcgagggagatggaggggaaaggaaagaaaaaatggaaACAAGGGCGATTTCAGAAGAATTGAGAGAGTTGCTGGTCAGTTGGAAACCGGAGCATTGA
- a CDS encoding trans-aconitate 3-methyltransferase, putative has translation MHLLKTSTKSVITTTLCYSKRSITMKSFADSSFDVERYLSCRPSYPQEAYDIILAYHFHFPPNRSGLKGGNTRLLDLGCGPGFIASTLAPHFEHTLGLDPSQKMVQVGLQPVRGGKVEYRVGNAEDLDNAGVGVGDHGVDLVVAGQAAHWFDHSKVWPQLTKHVRPGGTVAYLGYAELLFPSHPHLTHLFTRFSSSPPPHGIGPYWSQPGRGIVEGLLDRVPFPVKPGPGPRRAEVEEVERVVGRRPVMMIDEPALDPKPFSDTLEWYEAEWAPETAVRIRHTPSSPFLMRQHWTLAQLEAYLRTFSATHEYWRANPQDEAKGKVELKVKTGEGDVVDRFMAVIKEAFEKEGVVDRDGKGSFDVAWPLVLMMIKKNV, from the exons ATGCACCTCCTCAAGACATCCACAAAGTCGGTTATCACCACTACACTCTGCTATAGCAAGAGATCAATCACCATGAAGAGCTTTGCAGATTCCTCATTCGACGTCGAGAGATATCTCAGCTGTCGACC ATCATACCCACAAGAAGCATACGACATCATTCTCGCCTACCATTTCCACTTCCCACCCAACCGCTCCGGCCTTAAAGGTGGTAACACCCGTCTCCTCGACCTAGGCTGTGGACCAGGCTTCATAGCGTCCACCTTGGCACCCCATTTCGAGCATACCTTGGGGTTGGATCCGTCCCAGAAGATGGTTCAAGTTGGCTTGCAGCCTGTGCGAGGTGGAAAGGTAGAATATAGAGTAGGGAATGCGGAGGATCTGGATAATGCGGGTGTGGGTGTAGGTGATCACGGTGTGGATCTGGTCGTTGCCG GACAAGCGGCGCATTGGTTTGACCATTCAAAAGTATGGCCCCAGCTGACTAAACATGTCAGACCAGGTGGGACTGTCGCTTACCTC GGCTACGCCGaactcctcttcccatcgcACCCCCACCTCACTCATCTTTTCACTcgcttttcctcttcccctccgcCCCACGGGATTGGGCCCTACTGGTCCCAGCCGGGGAGGGGGATTGTAGAAGGGCTATTGGATCGAGTTCCATTTCCTGTCAAACCCGGGCCGGGGCCGAGGCGggcggaggtggaggaggtggagagggtAGTAGGGAGACGACcggtgatgatgattgacGAGCCGGCGCTGGATCCAAAGCCCTTTTCAGATACGCTTGAATGGTATGAGGCAGAGTGGGCACCGGAAACAGCCGTCCGAATCCGACATAccccttcatccccatTCCTTATGCGCCAACATTGGACGCTCGCGCAACTTGAAGCCTATCTCCGTACGTTTTCCGCGACACACGAGTATTGGAGGGCGAACCCCCAAGACGAAGCAAAGGGGAAGGTGGAGCTAAAAGTGAAGAcgggagaaggggatgtGGTAGATCGGTTTATGGCGGTGATTAAAGAAGCgtttgaaaaagaaggggtGGTGGATAgagatgggaaagggagTTTTGATGTAGCTTGGCCGTtggtgttgatgatgatcaagaagaatgtcTAG
- a CDS encoding aspartate transaminase, putative: protein MSFTNFWAGVPEGPPDPILGVTDAFKKDTSPKKVNLGVGAYRDEDGKPYVLDSVLKAEDILHKKRLDKEYLPITGAADFIKLASELAYGKDSKPLREGRVAVSQSISGTGALRIATGFLSSFYSGPKVIYLPNPTWGNHVPLAESVGIKVERYRYFDKKTVGLDFEGMKEDIKNAESGSIILLHACAQNPTGIDPTQEQWKELSDLLKAKKHLPLFDMAYQGFASGDIIRDAFAVRYFVEQGHQIILCQSFAKNLGLYAERAGTFSMVCASPEEKERVMSQIKRVVRPLYSSPPIHGAQLVATILGTPELYDEWLTEVKKMADRIIAMREKLYNLLIELKTPGEWGHIKSQIGMFSFTGISKEQVDDLAEYAHVYMTKDGRISMAGLNEHNIQYFAESLSKAVKGELRTKSAL from the exons ATGA GTTTTACCAACTTCTGGGCTGGTGTTCCCGAGGG TCCTCCCGACCCCATCCTCG GTGTGACTGATGCATTCAAGAAGGACACATCTCCAAAAAAGGTTAACCTTGGTGTCG GCGCCTAT CGTGACGAGGATGGCAAGCCTTACGTTCTCGACTCTGTCTTGAAGGCCGAAGACATCTTGCACAAGAAGAGGCTCGATAAGGAGTACCTTCCTATCACC GGTGCTGCCGACTTTATCAAGCTCGCTTCTGAACTCGCCTATGGCAAAGACTCCAAGCCTCTGCGGGAGGGTAGA GTCGCTGTCTCTCAATCCATCTCTGGTACAGGCGCCCTCCGGATCGCTACTGGTTTCCTCTCCAGTTTCTACTCTGGCCCCAAGGTCATCTACTTGCCCAACCCCACTTGGGGTAACCACGTTCCTTTGGCCGAATCTGTCGGTATCAAGGTCGAAAGATATAGGTATTTTGACAAGAAGACAGTCGGTCTTGACTTTGAGGGCATGAAGGAGGACATCAAG AACGCCGAATCCGGCTCTATT ATTCTTCTCCATGCCTGTGCCCAAAACCCTACTGGTATCGACCCTACGCAGGAGCAATGGAAGGAGTTGAGCGATTTGCTCAAAGCCAAGAAGCATCTTCCCTTGTTCGACATGGCTTACCAAGGTTTCGCATCTGGCGACATTATCCGTGACGCTTTTGCCGTACGATACTTTGTTGAGCAGGGTCACCAGATCATCCTCTGCCAATCTTTCGCCAAG AACCTGGGTCTCTACGCTGAGCGTGCCGGTACCTTCTCCATGGTCTGCGCTTCCcccgaggagaaggaacgGGTCATGTCCCAGATCAAGCGTGTCGTCCGACCTCTCTACTCTTCTCCCCCCATCCATGGTGCTCAGCTGGTTGCTACCATCCTCGGTACTCCTGAGCTTTACGACGAGTG GCTTAccgaggtgaagaagatggctgACCGTATCATCGCCATGCGAGAAAAGCTTTACAACCTCCTCATTGAGCTCAAGACTCCTGGAGAATGGGGCCACATCAAGTCTCAAATCG GCATGTTCTCTTTCACCGGTATCTCCAAAGAACAAGTCGACGACCTTGCCGAGTACGCTCACGTGTATATGACCAAGGACGGCCGTATCTCCATGGCTGGTTTGAACGAACATAACATTCAGTACTTTGCTGAGAGCTTGTCCAAGGCTGTCAAAGGCGAATTGAGGACCAAGTCGGCACTTtag